aagaacacacactggctaAAAACCTTTTGCCTTATCATTCattatatatgtgtatacacacacacataatggAGCACATAGATCCAAGGATTCGGagcactcaattaacctgccatgcatgtctttggaatgtgggaggagactggagtgcccggagaagacccacgcgggcacggggagaactcaGCACAAAcgtgtagtttttgttttgtttttttactttttttattttatttttattttatttttttggtgtgtgtaacaagcttatttttaaaatgtttcactATGTGATGTGATGAAATTTGTATTGGCGTTCGGTTGATATTCTTTGAATTAAGattttcttgtttaaaaaaaaaaaaaaaagctttattttgCTGTACAAGTCTGTATTTGCCTTATTTGTATTGACaactttgtttgcttgtttgttataTAACTGAtgctaatgaaataaaaataaatcacaaagatGCTGACATTgggcaagttttttttatttgttttttttttaccaagtcaagtttatttgtacagcccttttcacacaaaagtctcaaaagggcttcacatgtccacagttgacaaatacaaaaaaaaaaaaaaaataaaaatctgtggtTTTCAAAACATCTCTCGAATCGTCTTCCATTTACAAGATAAGTGCATTTCTCAAAAGTGTTTGTTGCAAAGTATCATGGATCGCTGTCAAAGCCAGACAGTGAGCGAGTCATGTCTAGCTTTCTATCTATGACGATATGAAAGTGATAAACAATGATTACATATTAGTCctactgtagtttttttttaaactctttatTAGCAATAAGGTATTGAACAGTAAGATTTACTGTATGACAATTTGGTCCTACTGTTTTTGCCGTAGCATGTCATCGATATGGCAAATGTGTTGCGCATGCGCACTGTGCATTATGTTTATCGTTGCTCGGACACGCGCTTCACTCAAACGGCTCCGAAACAGACTTGAAACCACAACACATTACGTGCGTCACAATTTTACTGGACTAAAGCAGAATTAATTCAAACTTCGTGTCCAGGCAAACTCAAACTCGTCTGGGTGCACGTTGAAGCTTCTCTGGCTAaaattagcttagcttgctagccgctaacaaagagacgCGTGTTGGTGATTATGGTGTAAAAAATGTGTGCGAGAAAGACCACAGACTACAAGGAGGAACTTTGTGGAACAGAAGAGGACGTCAAGCCCCAATTGAACCAACTGGTCACGCTTTGTAAGTTGGAACCTCGAGTTGCCTTGCACAGAGCAGGTGTGTTCATTTCTTCCtctcatttgctcacaaaaaaagtacttaaaaatattcctgcgggtttaaaaaaaaaaatgaaatccttATTAGCGTTTTAGGTTAAATTTAATTTGACATTAACATTCAATAATGTGTGTACTAGGTGGAGCTGATGGTGTCCCCTCATCATTATGTGGTGAAACTCTCCATTACAGAAGTTTGGGTatgactggggggggggggtctcaggGGTCACAAGGAATGCTGAGAATCAAAATTGATGTTTTGCACCCCATTAAAATACATTGATTGAATAGCCAAACTgagaataattacatttttgctGGAACTGTTTGATTTGCCAATTTGGTCACAAAACGGAGACTAAATTCTAGACGGCCTAAAAGGAGGTCTAGTTTCTAAGTCTAGTCCatttgcaaatctttttttttctgtctttccgAGATTGTCAGTTGTCATGGTAATGTGCAACGGTTGAATGAAGGCAACTGGACTGTAGTTTGTCTCATCTCTGTGTTCTGCAGATGTCAATGAAGAACATTTCCGTCCTGAGCGGCGAGAGTCAGACTGCCCACGAATtaaacaggaggaggaggacccgCAGCCTCCTCGCATTAAAGAAGAAGATCAGCaggaggatgacgtcaccacgTTTCCATTGACTGGTGTCTGTGTGAAGAGTGAAGATGACGCTGGCCTCGTAGCTCCACTTTCAGATGGTGACGACGGATCCTCACACTCTTCCgactatgatgatgatgatgatcaaccCACAAAAGGTGATGTGACGCCTCATGATGACAGCAGACGAgcgaaatgttctcagtgtgacaAAACTTTTTTCGACAAGTCAACCTTGAAAAGACATGCGAGTAtacacagtggagaaaaacctttcgcttgctcggtttgtggtaAACGGTTTGCTATGAAAGATGGTTTAACCAAGCACACAATAATACACACTGGAATGAAACCTtatgcttgctcagtttgtggtagaaCCTTTGCTAGAAAGTCACATGCAAACAGCCACATAAAaacgcacactggagaaaaaccgtttgcctgctcagtttgtgacaAAAGTTTCTCTAGAAAGACACATTTAAagatacacacaagaacacacactggtgagaaaccttttgtatGCTCCGTTTGTGGTAAAACGTTTTCGACAAAGGCCTATTTGAAAGGGCACAGAAAAATACACGCTCGGGAAAAACCTCATGCATGCTTAGTTTGTGGTCTAAAATTTTCTGTCAAGAAAAAATTGGCAATGCACACAAGAATACAccctggtgagaaaccttttgtctgctcGTTTTGCGGTCGTGCATATTATACAAAGGAAGCTTTACAAATTCACACAAGATCGCACACCAGGGAAAAAACATTTGTCTGCTCAGTTTGCGATAAACAGTTTGTTTACCaaagtggattaaaaaaacacgtaaaaacacacaccggggaaaaaccttttctttgctcagtttgtggtaaaacgtGGTATACAAATAAAGATTTAATCATGCACTCGAGAATtcacacaggagaaaaaccaTTTGTCTGCTCCGTGTGTGGTTTAACTTTTACTTTCAAGCATAGTTTAGTCCGGCACGCAAaaacacacagtggagaaaaaccttttgcctgttcgGTTTGTGGTAAAACATTCTGCACAAAGAAACTGTTAACAAATCACACAacaagacacactggggaaaaaccttttgcatGCTCCATTTGCGATAAACGCTTCTATTTCAAAAGTGATTTAAAGAAACACACAAGAATACACACTGGGGAGAAAGCTTTTGCCTGCGTAGTTTGTGGTGAAACGTTTTCCGTAAAGGCAACCTTAACAATgcacacaagaacgcacactggcTAAAAACCTTGTGCCAGCTCAGTTTGTGATAAGATTCATTCGAGAGGAACTTTTGATAAAACACACTGAaaacacgtttgtttttttttccttgctcaATTTGTTGTAATAGATTAAGTGATCATCGGcctcttttgttttatattacCCACAATACTTTACGGCATCATAGATGCCGTAgatgccccgcctactgcctgaagccagctgggataggctccagcaccccccgcgacccttgtgaggagtgagtggtcaagaaaatggatggatgattctaattgaaaaaaaaaaaaaagtacaatgtagtatatttaaaaaaaaaggtgcatcacaaatacagtacaatcTTAGTAAACAGTagctgaacataaaaaaaaaaaaatggatttataCAGAAAAAAAGCTGCAAATATAAAATCTGAAATACCCAAATGTGTATGAGAGGGATATCATTTGCGTGAGAGAAAAAGTGAGCAAGCGCAGCTTCTTTTTCAAAATGCAAATGAGTGCTTTCTCCATCAGTATATCAAAATTTGTGTACTGTACTTGCCATTTTGCCAACAAGGTTTGTAGGTGTGCGAATGTAATGATCACTCAGCATCCTTTTTAAACAGAGGAATTGTTTTGTGGCTTGACTGGgtggaatgttttttgttttgttttttttccccgcaacTTAAATTCACTCTGAGTTGATGAAATTTGTACTGGCACTTGGATTTGTCTTGTAGAAATTTGTCTTGTAAAAAAAGGACATCAGCTTGATAAGCTGCGACTTCACCCTGtacctttttggtttgttttcttttcctgtACAATTgactattaatattttattattttaattttacctgaggctaataaaacaaaagtcaaagttCCAGTTTCCTTCCAGTGGCTTTCTTACATCTCTAgaatcatcttcaacattttcaaaacagtaaTTTGGATCCATTGAAAACGTGAGACTCTTTCTCAAAATCCTAACTTCATCTGGATGGGTGAGCAAAATATGTTCTTCTTCCCGGGGTTGCAGGTGGAATAACAACAAATAACACTGCATTAAGCCCATGTTCAGACGTGAACGAAAACTGTTAAATAACAAGCTGTGATCTGTGTCTGCCTCAATGTGGAAACTTCAGCAAAAGCTCGACATCCAACTTAAGAACGTTGCagatattgttatttatttgttttgtctgtGCAGTTTCGTGGTCGTATGTAACTCAATACCCGAGTGTGCATCTTTTGGCTTACATTCTGCAGACAAGTATACAAACACAAATGATGGTTGTAATGCAAGTTTCAACTATCATAAACGTTGCTACCAAACATCATTTACTTTATGATGATCTATAAATGAAGTCAACAGAGATATTGTTGGACAATGGCTGAATTTGCACGTTACTTTGTTTTTGCTCTGATGGGGAAAATGTAAACATCAACACCAGCAGTTAGTACTTGAGTAGTCTTCTCGCTGAATTCATATATACTCTTactcatattttattatttatatttacttgagtaatgtTATTCtggacatgtaaaaaaaaagtcgtaCCAGGTCTGTCTTATACTtatgatatattattattttctaatacATGTGCATTGTGCAAGTACTATTTACGTATTTTGTCCTAGTGGTTTAGCCGTACAATGtcatcaaaatggccgacctcGTGCGCATGCGCACTGCGGATGTGTAGGCCCCACAGTTTGTGGACTTGGACTCGCTCAACAACCAGTCCTCGCGAATTACCACTATAAACAGACAAGATCCACGACACAGTAAATTCATTATTACTTTACTGGACTAAACCAGGAGAAATTACATCTTAGTGTCCGGATAAGCTCGCCTGATTGCACGTTAACGCTTCTCTGGCTAACTTTGCTGTGCTTGCTAGGCGCTAACAAAGAGACGCGCGTGAGCGATACATCGCCAAGAGGAGATCCACTGAGTGCAAAGTGTTGCGATTGTGGCGTGAAAATGTGTGCAAGGAAGACAGTAGAGTACAAGGAGGAAGTTTGTGCAACAGAAGAGGACGTCAAACCACAAAGTGGCCTACTGGAAGTGCTTCGCAAGTCGGATCCTCCAGTTGACTTacgcagagcaggtttgttcACTTCGTCATCTCACTTGTTCTTTAACTACGtagaatatgtttttttatttatatatttgtttacaatTTGCTTACGTCACATATGCGCGGGTGCTAAGGTGCACAACGCATCTGCGCATGCGTGAGGAGCTCCTGAAAGAGATGCTGCTTGACTCGTAGGAAGTGGCACAACACCAGCTTCTGTGTGCAGACTTATAGAAGCCAAACAAGGCAGAGCCTGGGTGGGCACACATTTAGCCCTTTAATTATCAGTTTACTTATTTATGGACAGTACTGTGATGTTACAGTGTTAGTACTCAGTTACTATGTACTCAGTTACTATGAGTTGTAAAGTCATCAGATAAACTAACTTTTTCTTGGGGTCCTTCTGTGGGACACTTTGTAAGTAGTGAGTGCTCGAGGCCATTTTATTCTTGCTGTCCTCGCTGTCTTCTTTTTCCAGCTCTCAGAGAAGACGTCAAACATCTGTTTGGAAAGTGCCGTAGTCGGTTTAACTCTTTTGCTCATCTCTTCAGTCAAGCCAAGTGGACTACACTTATTTGTTGAAGACATTTCACCTTTTATCCAACCAGCTTCTTCAGTTTATCTGATATCCCGTTAAACATTGGCTCGACATTTTAGCAATGATAAAATGCAACGTCAGAGTCGCAACATAAGACTTGACGGAGCAaagctttgacttttttttttttttcttgtgtcagACCTCAGTGAAGAAGATCTCGGTCCTGAGGAGCAGGAGTCCCCACAAATTCAAGGGAAGGAGACACCCCACATTAAAGAAGAAGAGCTGGATCTCTTTCaggacgaagaggaggaggacctGGAACCTCCTCACATTAAAGAAGAAGAGCAGGAGGATGAAATCACCAAGTTTCCATTGACTGTTGTCAGTGTGaagagtgatgatgatgatgatgatgatggaggcTCGCAGTCAGACGGCCTCCTAGCTCCACTTTCAGGCGACGACATGACGTCGCACTCGTCCAAAtgtgacgacgatgatgacgattCTGACGAGGCCGATGACTGGAAAAGTGAGACGACGCGTCACGCTGGCAAGAGACGAGTGAAATGTTCTCGCTGTGACAAAACGTTTGCCGACAAGTTATCCCTGAAGAAGCACAGGACAACACACGCTGGAGAAAAACGTATCGTCTGCTCAGTTTGCGGGAAAAGATTCTCCAGAAAGACGCATTTAAGAATgcacataagaacacacactggggaaaaaccttttgtcTGTTCGGTATGCGGTAAAGAGTTTTCGAGGAAAGATAACCTAACGACACACaccagaacacacactggggaaaagccctttgcctgctcagtttgtgacaAAACATTTGCCAGTAGTATAGAATTGCGAAGGcactcaagaacacacactggagagaaaccttatgCCTGTTCCGTATGTGGTAAACGATTCAGTGGGAATGGACAATTAACaaggcacacaagaacacacactggagaaaaaccgtATTCCTGCTCAGTTTGTCAAAAAACATTCACGaataaaaatactttaatgGTACACACAAGGACACATACCGGAATCAAACCTTTTCTTTGCTCGCTTTGCGGTAAAACCTTTAATACAAAGGAAGAGTTAAATAGGCACACGAGAGTACACACGAGAGAAAAGCCGTTTGCCTGCTCGGTTTGTGGTAAAACCTTTACGGCAAAGGAAGCTTTAAAAAGGCACGCAAAAAGACactctggagaaaaacctttcgcCTGCTCCGTTTGTGATGAAAGATTCTTTGCCAAGGTACAGTTAACAACACATGTCAAAAAGCACACTGGTGAGAGACCTTTCGCCTGCTCAGTTTGCGGTAAAACGTTCACCGTAAAGCAAAACTTAACGACGCACGCGAGAACGCACACTGGCGAAAAGCCTTTTGACTGCTCGGTTTGCGGTCGAACGTTTGCCGCAAAGGCCAACTTAAAActgcacacggcaacgcacaccggtgagaaaccttttcccTGCTCGGTTTGCGGTCAAACGTTTTCTGTCAAGCAAAGTCTAATTCGGCACACgagaacgcacactggggaaaaaccttttgcctgctcagtttgccaTAAAAGATTCTCtataaagtcaaatttaacatctcatgcaaaaacacacactggtgaAAAACGGTTGCCTGCTTAGTTTGTGGTAAGAGATTCATTCAAGGGGAACATTTGATAAGTCCAGTCCAGCCCTTGGCAGCAATATGTTCAAAGCAAAAGGAAAGCTGTGGCTCAGAAATTAAATTGTGAACTTCCTTCTATAATATTGTTGGAGAATGGGCAAtaccaaaagctttttttatttttttttattttatattttgcatCGTTTTAGAAACACTTTGCACTTGTGTGGCTATAATCTGAATTGTttgaaattgttctattttatgTCACTGTACGTATgttctttttgtaattttagagaactgctctttatttctttatgtTGCTTTTCAATGTCTTGAACTGTGTTGTGAATGCTTTTGTTTGTGTGAGCACACTGAGTTGCCTTGTAGCTgtatatgaaatgtgctatgtaaataaagttaCCTTACCTAAaaacatccatcaattttcttaaccacttagtcctcacaagggtcgtgggggtgctggagcctatcccagccggctttgtgcagtaggcgggggacaccctggactggtcgccagccaatcgcagggcacacagagacgaacaaccatccacacacaaaagcacaccgagggacaattcggagcacccaatgaacctgccatgcatgtctttggaatgtgggaggagaccggagtacccggagaagacccacgcagggacggggagaacatgcaaactccacccaggaaggccggagcctggacaaccaaataaataatatagagcaaactGTCATGGCagccggggttccttttaatgttttttttatttatttattttttttccccatttttattttattttctgatcAGGGGCAAATACCACAAGTTTTAattctttctttcccttttcatttcttttgtaaagaatgaaatattttttttaattgaattgaattgaattatttttggtttcgaatcgaatcgaatcgaacaCGGATTCCCATATGCCAAGGCAGTTTGTGGTGAACAAAATCGTGCG
Above is a genomic segment from Festucalex cinctus isolate MCC-2025b chromosome 4, RoL_Fcin_1.0, whole genome shotgun sequence containing:
- the LOC144018106 gene encoding uncharacterized protein LOC144018106 isoform X1; amino-acid sequence: MCARKTTDYKEELCGTEEDVKPQLNQLVTLCKLEPRVALHRAGGADGVPSSLCGETLHYRSLDVNEEHFRPERRESDCPRIKQEEEDPQPPRIKEEDQQEDDVTTFPLTGVCVKSEDDAGLVAPLSDGDDGSSHSSDYDDDDDQPTKGDVTPHDDSRRAKCSQCDKTFFDKSTLKRHASIHSGEKPFACSVCGKRFAMKDGLTKHTIIHTGMKPYACSVCGRTFARKSHANSHIKTHTGEKPFACSVCDKSFSRKTHLKIHTRTHTGEKPFVCSVCGKTFSTKAYLKGHRKIHAREKPHACLVCGLKFSVKKKLAMHTRIHPGEKPFVCSFCGRAYYTKEALQIHTRSHTREKTFVCSVCDKQFVYQSGLKKHVKTHTGEKPFLCSVCGKTWYTNKDLIMHSRIHTGEKPFVCSVCGLTFTFKHSLVRHAKTHSGEKPFACSVCGKTFCTKKLLTNHTTRHTGEKPFACSICDKRFYFKSDLKKHTRIHTGEKAFACVVCGETFSVKATLTMHTRTHTG
- the LOC144018106 gene encoding uncharacterized protein LOC144018106 isoform X3; the encoded protein is MCARKTTDYKEELCGTEEDVKPQLNQLVTLCKLEPRVALHRADVNEEHFRPERRESDCPRIKQEEEDPQPPRIKEEDQQEDDVTTFPLTGVCVKSEDDAGLVAPLSDGDDGSSHSSDYDDDDDQPTKGDVTPHDDSRRAKCSQCDKTFFDKSTLKRHASIHSGEKPFACSVCGKRFAMKDGLTKHTIIHTGMKPYACSVCGRTFARKSHANSHIKTHTGEKPFACSVCDKSFSRKTHLKIHTRTHTGEKPFVCSVCGKTFSTKAYLKGHRKIHAREKPHACLVCGLKFSVKKKLAMHTRIHPGEKPFVCSFCGRAYYTKEALQIHTRSHTREKTFVCSVCDKQFVYQSGLKKHVKTHTGEKPFLCSVCGKTWYTNKDLIMHSRIHTGEKPFVCSVCGLTFTFKHSLVRHAKTHSGEKPFACSVCGKTFCTKKLLTNHTTRHTGEKPFACSICDKRFYFKSDLKKHTRIHTGEKAFACVVCGETFSVKATLTMHTRTHTG
- the LOC144018106 gene encoding uncharacterized protein LOC144018106 isoform X4, with the protein product MCARKTTDYKEELCGTEEDVKPQLNQLVTLYVNEEHFRPERRESDCPRIKQEEEDPQPPRIKEEDQQEDDVTTFPLTGVCVKSEDDAGLVAPLSDGDDGSSHSSDYDDDDDQPTKGDVTPHDDSRRAKCSQCDKTFFDKSTLKRHASIHSGEKPFACSVCGKRFAMKDGLTKHTIIHTGMKPYACSVCGRTFARKSHANSHIKTHTGEKPFACSVCDKSFSRKTHLKIHTRTHTGEKPFVCSVCGKTFSTKAYLKGHRKIHAREKPHACLVCGLKFSVKKKLAMHTRIHPGEKPFVCSFCGRAYYTKEALQIHTRSHTREKTFVCSVCDKQFVYQSGLKKHVKTHTGEKPFLCSVCGKTWYTNKDLIMHSRIHTGEKPFVCSVCGLTFTFKHSLVRHAKTHSGEKPFACSVCGKTFCTKKLLTNHTTRHTGEKPFACSICDKRFYFKSDLKKHTRIHTGEKAFACVVCGETFSVKATLTMHTRTHTG
- the LOC144018106 gene encoding uncharacterized protein LOC144018106 isoform X2, coding for MCARKTTDYKEELCGTEEDVKPQLNQLVTLCGADGVPSSLCGETLHYRSLDVNEEHFRPERRESDCPRIKQEEEDPQPPRIKEEDQQEDDVTTFPLTGVCVKSEDDAGLVAPLSDGDDGSSHSSDYDDDDDQPTKGDVTPHDDSRRAKCSQCDKTFFDKSTLKRHASIHSGEKPFACSVCGKRFAMKDGLTKHTIIHTGMKPYACSVCGRTFARKSHANSHIKTHTGEKPFACSVCDKSFSRKTHLKIHTRTHTGEKPFVCSVCGKTFSTKAYLKGHRKIHAREKPHACLVCGLKFSVKKKLAMHTRIHPGEKPFVCSFCGRAYYTKEALQIHTRSHTREKTFVCSVCDKQFVYQSGLKKHVKTHTGEKPFLCSVCGKTWYTNKDLIMHSRIHTGEKPFVCSVCGLTFTFKHSLVRHAKTHSGEKPFACSVCGKTFCTKKLLTNHTTRHTGEKPFACSICDKRFYFKSDLKKHTRIHTGEKAFACVVCGETFSVKATLTMHTRTHTG
- the LOC144018104 gene encoding uncharacterized protein LOC144018104 encodes the protein MCARKTVEYKEEVCATEEDVKPQSGLLEVLRKSDPPVDLRRADLSEEDLGPEEQESPQIQGKETPHIKEEELDLFQDEEEEDLEPPHIKEEEQEDEITKFPLTVVSVKSDDDDDDDGGSQSDGLLAPLSGDDMTSHSSKCDDDDDDSDEADDWKSETTRHAGKRRVKCSRCDKTFADKLSLKKHRTTHAGEKRIVCSVCGKRFSRKTHLRMHIRTHTGEKPFVCSVCGKEFSRKDNLTTHTRTHTGEKPFACSVCDKTFASSIELRRHSRTHTGEKPYACSVCGKRFSGNGQLTRHTRTHTGEKPYSCSVCQKTFTNKNTLMVHTRTHTGIKPFLCSLCGKTFNTKEELNRHTRVHTREKPFACSVCGKTFTAKEALKRHAKRHSGEKPFACSVCDERFFAKVQLTTHVKKHTGERPFACSVCGKTFTVKQNLTTHARTHTGEKPFDCSVCGRTFAAKANLKLHTATHTGEKPFPCSVCGQTFSVKQSLIRHTRTHTGEKPFACSVCHKRFSIKSNLTSHAKTHTGEKRLPA